From the Solibacillus sp. FSL R5-0449 genome, one window contains:
- a CDS encoding peptidase U32 family protein has translation MKKPELLVTPQSIEHITALLEAGADAFVIGEQKFGLRLAGDFTVAQVEEATKLIHAAGKKVYVAVNALFHNDRLDALDDYLVQMQRIGVDALLFGDPAVIIAVRENNVTIPLHWNPETTATNFFQVNYWGERGSKRAVLARELSVDEVIEIKENTKHEIEVQVHGMTCMFQSKRSLLGNYFLYRDEAMEIENRKENKNMFLHDKERKNKYPIYEDMNGTHIFSPNDMCIIEELNELFEAGIDSLKIDGVLQTFDYTVTVTKLYRQAIDVYFDQGKDAYDDIKSELFEQIEAIQPALRPLDTGFIYKETVY, from the coding sequence GTGAAAAAACCAGAATTATTAGTAACACCACAATCTATTGAGCATATTACAGCACTACTTGAGGCGGGTGCAGATGCTTTTGTGATCGGTGAACAGAAATTTGGCTTGCGCTTAGCTGGAGATTTTACAGTAGCACAGGTAGAAGAAGCAACTAAGCTGATTCATGCTGCAGGTAAAAAAGTTTATGTAGCGGTCAATGCATTATTCCATAACGATCGTTTAGACGCATTGGATGACTATTTAGTGCAGATGCAACGTATTGGCGTAGATGCATTATTGTTTGGGGACCCTGCAGTCATTATTGCTGTACGTGAAAACAATGTAACGATACCGTTGCATTGGAATCCGGAAACGACGGCAACAAACTTCTTCCAAGTGAACTATTGGGGTGAACGCGGAAGTAAGCGTGCAGTACTAGCTCGTGAACTTTCAGTCGATGAAGTGATTGAAATAAAAGAAAATACAAAGCATGAAATCGAAGTGCAAGTACATGGAATGACGTGTATGTTCCAATCTAAGCGTTCACTTTTAGGAAACTATTTCCTGTACCGTGATGAAGCGATGGAAATCGAAAATCGTAAAGAAAACAAAAATATGTTCCTTCACGATAAAGAGCGTAAAAATAAATATCCGATCTATGAGGATATGAACGGTACACATATTTTCTCACCGAATGATATGTGCATTATCGAAGAGTTAAATGAGCTGTTTGAGGCAGGTATCGATTCATTGAAAATTGATGGTGTTCTTCAAACGTTTGATTATACGGTAACGGTTACAAAACTTTACCGTCAAGCAATTGATGTGTATTTCGATCAAGGCAAAGATGCGTACGATGACATTAAATCCGAGTTATTCGAGCAAATCGAAGCGATTCAGCCAGCGTTACGTCCACTGGATACTGGCTTCATCTACAAGGAAACAGTTTACTAG
- a CDS encoding O-methyltransferase, translating to MELSDAYIASFIPERDELLMEMERFAEQNHVPIMQLAGIESLNQILRIQNPKSILEIGTAIGYSAIRMAQALPQSHIVTIERDVSRVQYAKEFIARSEVANRIQVIEGDALEVDMETLPTTFDAVFIDAAKGQYMKFFEKYASLVPSGGVLYIDNMYMHGLSDLDIKEVPRRKRTMIRNLKTFSDWIMAHPDYSSAFFPVGDGLLICLKR from the coding sequence ATGGAATTATCAGACGCTTATATTGCTTCCTTCATTCCTGAACGTGATGAATTATTAATGGAAATGGAACGCTTCGCAGAACAGAATCATGTCCCGATCATGCAGCTGGCGGGGATTGAGTCATTGAATCAAATTTTGCGTATTCAAAATCCAAAATCAATTTTAGAAATTGGCACGGCAATTGGCTATTCTGCGATACGAATGGCGCAAGCGCTGCCACAAAGTCATATTGTGACGATAGAACGCGATGTATCGCGAGTTCAGTATGCCAAGGAATTCATTGCAAGGTCAGAGGTGGCAAACCGCATACAAGTAATTGAGGGCGATGCGTTAGAGGTAGACATGGAAACACTTCCTACTACTTTTGATGCTGTTTTTATTGATGCGGCAAAAGGGCAATACATGAAGTTTTTCGAAAAGTACGCATCGCTCGTTCCTTCGGGTGGCGTTTTATACATCGATAATATGTATATGCACGGACTATCGGATTTAGATATAAAAGAAGTACCTAGAAGAAAAAGAACGATGATCCGCAACTTAAAAACATTTTCAGACTGGATCATGGCACATCCGGATTATTCGAGTGCCTTTTTCCCTGTCGGTGATGGTTTGTTAATTTGTTTGAAGAGGTGA
- the mltG gene encoding endolytic transglycosylase MltG, translated as MLDENKKQEMFNKMKERKGEVKTVRKIVGIIALVALLIIAIVGFAGYNYVTSALKPMDPESNEQVEVEIPMGSGITLISTILEDKGIVKNAKIFKYYTKFKNESEFQAGSYSLTKSMTLDEIIESLKTGRVYREPVFTMTVPEGLTLEQVADVVQKNTSHKAEDFMKKVTDAAYVEQLITEYPDLLSEDILKENIRHPLEGYLYPATYPFFEDNPSIEEIIGTMLTAMNTIVSEYTPILEERNTSVHELLTFASLLEEEATAQTDRETIASVFYNRIEIDMPLQTDPTVLYALGSHKDRVLYEDLEVDNPYNTYQNVGLPPGPIAGAGKTSIEAALNPSQTDYLYFLADKDGTNHFAKTYDEHLANIEKYLR; from the coding sequence GTGCTAGACGAAAATAAGAAGCAAGAAATGTTCAATAAGATGAAAGAGCGTAAAGGAGAAGTTAAAACGGTGCGTAAAATTGTGGGAATCATCGCGCTTGTCGCTCTTCTTATTATTGCCATTGTCGGTTTCGCAGGATACAACTACGTGACATCGGCATTAAAACCAATGGACCCGGAGTCGAATGAACAAGTTGAAGTCGAAATTCCGATGGGCTCAGGGATTACCTTAATATCAACTATTTTAGAAGATAAGGGTATTGTAAAGAATGCAAAGATTTTTAAATATTATACTAAATTTAAAAATGAATCGGAATTCCAAGCCGGCAGTTATTCTTTAACGAAATCCATGACACTTGACGAAATTATTGAAAGTTTAAAGACAGGGCGAGTATATCGTGAACCTGTATTTACAATGACGGTGCCAGAAGGATTAACACTCGAGCAAGTAGCTGATGTTGTACAGAAAAATACTTCGCACAAAGCAGAAGACTTTATGAAAAAAGTGACGGATGCTGCCTATGTGGAGCAATTGATCACTGAATATCCTGATCTATTATCAGAAGATATCTTAAAGGAAAATATACGTCATCCGTTGGAAGGCTATTTATATCCTGCAACCTATCCGTTCTTTGAGGATAACCCATCGATTGAGGAAATTATCGGTACAATGCTAACTGCGATGAATACAATTGTTTCTGAATATACGCCAATATTGGAAGAACGTAATACATCGGTTCATGAATTGCTGACATTTGCTTCATTGCTTGAAGAAGAGGCAACTGCGCAAACGGACCGTGAAACAATTGCGAGTGTATTCTATAACCGTATCGAGATTGATATGCCTTTACAGACAGACCCAACAGTACTGTATGCATTAGGATCGCATAAGGACCGTGTACTGTATGAGGATCTGGAAGTAGACAATCCGTATAATACGTACCAAAATGTCGGATTGCCGCCTGGACCAATCGCTGGAGCCGGCAAGACATCAATCGAAGCTGCGCTGAACCCTTCGCAAACTGATTATTTATACTTCCTGGCAGATAAAGATGGCACAAACCATTTTGCCAAAACGTATGATGAGCACTTAGCGAACATCGAAAAGTATTTACGTTAA
- a CDS encoding DUF1292 domain-containing protein, with protein sequence MEENIFILQKEDGGEQQCRVVFTFDSEEHSYVLFSLIGDEEAGISALRYVLDENGEMSGFSDIETDDEWAMVEEVMNTVLAEFGSDQTNYFTITNEDDEEIMCQILHRFENNGKNYLFYAIMEDDEPVLEEVYASAYIAGDNGEVADLLPIETDEEWEMVEQALNSLAQN encoded by the coding sequence ATGGAAGAAAATATTTTTATTTTACAAAAAGAAGACGGCGGAGAGCAGCAATGCCGCGTTGTATTTACATTTGATTCGGAAGAGCATTCTTATGTTTTATTCTCGTTAATCGGTGATGAAGAAGCAGGTATTTCTGCACTTCGCTATGTACTCGATGAAAACGGCGAAATGAGCGGCTTTTCGGATATTGAAACTGATGATGAATGGGCAATGGTTGAAGAAGTAATGAATACCGTTCTTGCTGAATTTGGCTCAGATCAGACAAATTACTTCACAATCACAAATGAAGATGATGAAGAAATTATGTGCCAAATATTACACCGCTTCGAAAACAACGGCAAAAATTATCTGTTCTATGCAATTATGGAAGACGATGAGCCTGTATTGGAGGAAGTATATGCATCAGCCTACATCGCTGGCGATAACGGTGAAGTAGCGGACTTGCTTCCTATCGAAACAGACGAAGAGTGGGAAATGGTAGAACAAGCTTTAAACTCACTAGCACAAAACTAA
- a CDS encoding DUF1292 domain-containing protein, whose amino-acid sequence MSEQQNHITVVDENGNEQLCEILHTFDSEEFGKSYVLYSLVGAEEDEDGAVEIFASAFVPAENGEDGELTPIETEAEWDLIEEVLNQIEDELGEEE is encoded by the coding sequence ATGTCAGAACAACAAAATCACATTACAGTAGTCGATGAAAACGGCAACGAACAACTTTGCGAAATTTTACACACTTTCGATTCAGAAGAGTTCGGTAAATCATACGTATTATATTCTTTAGTAGGTGCAGAAGAAGATGAAGATGGCGCAGTTGAAATCTTTGCCTCTGCTTTCGTTCCTGCTGAAAATGGTGAAGATGGCGAATTAACGCCAATCGAAACAGAAGCAGAATGGGATTTAATCGAAGAAGTATTAAACCAGATCGAAGACGAATTAGGCGAAGAAGAATAA
- the ruvX gene encoding Holliday junction resolvase RuvX — protein sequence MKIMGLDVGSKTVGVAISDALGWTAQGIETVKINEAVGEFGIERIKELVKEHNVTEFVVGYPKNMNNTIGPRGEASESYKKLLEDTFGFPVKLWDERMTTMAAERMLIEADVSRKKRKQVIDKMAAVMILQGYLDSKN from the coding sequence ATGAAAATTATGGGTTTAGACGTCGGCTCGAAAACAGTCGGCGTTGCAATTAGTGATGCGCTAGGGTGGACAGCGCAAGGTATCGAGACGGTTAAAATCAATGAAGCGGTAGGCGAATTTGGTATTGAGCGTATTAAAGAGCTTGTGAAGGAACACAATGTAACTGAATTTGTTGTAGGCTACCCAAAAAACATGAATAATACAATCGGCCCTCGAGGTGAAGCTTCCGAAAGTTACAAGAAGTTGCTGGAAGATACATTCGGTTTTCCTGTTAAGCTTTGGGACGAGCGTATGACAACGATGGCTGCTGAGCGTATGCTGATCGAGGCAGACGTAAGCCGTAAAAAAAGAAAGCAAGTTATTGATAAAATGGCTGCTGTCATGATTTTACAAGGCTATTTAGATAGTAAAAACTAA
- a CDS encoding IreB family regulatory phosphoprotein translates to MSSFDKTMKFSFPEESMEQEVKQVMLKVYTALEEKGYNPTNQIVGYLLSGDPAYIPRHQDARNLIRKLERDEILEELVRFYIRKNTEADK, encoded by the coding sequence TTGAGTTCTTTCGATAAAACAATGAAATTCAGTTTTCCAGAAGAATCCATGGAACAAGAAGTAAAGCAAGTGATGCTGAAGGTGTATACGGCTTTAGAGGAAAAAGGGTATAATCCAACAAATCAAATTGTAGGGTATTTGTTATCTGGCGACCCGGCATACATCCCTCGCCACCAGGACGCACGTAATTTAATCCGCAAGCTTGAACGTGACGAGATTTTAGAAGAACTCGTTAGATTTTATATTAGAAAGAATACTGAGGCGGATAAATGA
- the alaS gene encoding alanine--tRNA ligase produces MTTKIMTGSEIRRLYLNFFKEKGHHIEPSAPLVPINDPSLLWINSGVATLKPYFDGRIIPDNPRITNAQKSIRTNDIENVGKTARHHTFFEMLGNFSIGDYFKKESIHYAWEFLTDPKWMGFDPEKLSVTIHPEDQEAYDVWHNEIGVPKERLIRLEGNFWDIGEGPSGPNSEIFYDRGEEYGVGAPAEEMYTGGENERYLEIWNLVFSQFNHNPDGTYTPLPKQNIDTGMGLERIVSVVQNVPTNFDTDLFMPIIEKTETFANRTYKRPHEVDLNEIFGSTEDVNTPFKVIADHIRTVAFAIGDGALPSNEGRGYVLRRLLRRAVRYAKKIGIEKPFMFELVPTVGEIMEDFYPQVKEKEAFIQRVIKNEEVRFHETLDGGLAIFNEVAENQKAKGETVIPGADAFRLYDTFGFPIELTEEYAEEVGMTVDHEGFEASMEQQRERARNARADVDSMQVQNEVLSNLTQQSTFIYDAFEASAKVAAIVVNGQETSTASEGEEALVILTETPFYAEMGGQIADTGIIQADGFTAIVKDVQKAPNGQPLHTVVVESGEMNVGDAATAKVDEAKRKLILKNHTATHLMHRALKDVLGDHVAQAGSYVGPDRLRFDFSHFGAATKEELAQVERAVNEKIWEDIEVVIQEMDIDSAKVMGAMALFGEKYGDVVRVVAVSDYSIELCGGLHVSRSSEIGIFKIVSESGIGAGTRRIEAVTGKAAYEAIKEEEAILNEAAGLLKANAKDVATRVATLQADYKELQRENDSLSQKIANAQAGAVLDAAQKIGDVTVLATRVEAKDNNQLRQMMDDLKEKMESAVIVLGAVDGEKVMLCAGVTKDIVGGNYHAGNIVKQVAEACGGKGGGRPDMAMAGAKDAAKLEEALNAVYEHVKSF; encoded by the coding sequence ATGACAACAAAAATTATGACAGGTTCTGAAATTCGTCGTCTTTATTTGAATTTCTTTAAAGAAAAAGGGCATCATATTGAACCATCAGCACCATTAGTTCCAATCAATGACCCATCACTATTATGGATCAACTCGGGAGTAGCTACATTAAAACCATATTTTGACGGACGTATCATTCCAGATAACCCGCGCATTACGAACGCACAAAAATCAATTCGTACAAACGATATCGAAAATGTAGGGAAAACAGCGCGTCACCATACATTCTTTGAAATGTTAGGGAACTTCTCAATCGGGGATTACTTTAAAAAAGAATCAATTCATTACGCTTGGGAATTTTTAACGGATCCAAAATGGATGGGCTTCGATCCTGAAAAGTTATCGGTAACAATCCACCCTGAAGACCAGGAAGCATATGACGTATGGCACAATGAAATCGGAGTGCCGAAAGAGCGTCTAATCCGACTTGAAGGCAACTTCTGGGATATCGGTGAAGGTCCATCTGGTCCAAACTCTGAAATCTTCTATGACCGCGGTGAAGAGTACGGTGTTGGTGCGCCGGCGGAAGAAATGTATACAGGCGGGGAAAACGAACGTTATCTTGAAATTTGGAACCTTGTATTTTCTCAATTCAACCACAATCCGGATGGCACATATACACCACTTCCAAAGCAAAATATCGATACAGGTATGGGGCTTGAACGTATCGTTTCTGTAGTACAAAATGTACCGACAAACTTTGATACAGATCTTTTCATGCCAATCATCGAAAAAACAGAAACGTTTGCAAACCGTACGTACAAACGTCCGCATGAAGTGGATTTAAATGAAATTTTCGGATCAACTGAAGATGTGAATACACCATTCAAAGTAATTGCCGACCATATCCGTACAGTAGCGTTTGCTATCGGTGACGGTGCATTACCATCAAATGAAGGCCGTGGCTATGTATTACGCCGTTTATTACGTCGTGCTGTCCGCTATGCGAAAAAAATCGGCATTGAAAAGCCGTTCATGTTCGAATTAGTACCGACTGTCGGAGAGATTATGGAAGATTTCTATCCACAAGTAAAAGAGAAGGAAGCATTTATTCAACGTGTTATCAAAAATGAAGAAGTGCGTTTCCATGAAACACTTGATGGCGGTTTAGCAATTTTCAATGAAGTAGCAGAAAACCAAAAAGCTAAAGGCGAAACAGTGATTCCTGGTGCTGACGCATTCAGACTATATGATACATTCGGTTTCCCGATTGAGTTAACGGAAGAATATGCTGAAGAAGTTGGCATGACAGTTGACCATGAAGGTTTTGAAGCTTCTATGGAGCAACAGCGTGAACGTGCACGTAATGCACGTGCTGATGTGGATTCAATGCAAGTGCAAAATGAAGTGCTTTCAAACTTAACTCAGCAATCGACATTTATTTATGATGCATTTGAAGCTTCTGCAAAAGTTGCTGCAATAGTTGTCAATGGACAAGAAACGTCAACTGCTTCTGAAGGTGAAGAAGCGTTAGTTATTCTAACTGAAACACCGTTCTATGCTGAAATGGGTGGACAAATTGCCGATACAGGTATCATTCAAGCAGACGGATTTACGGCGATCGTAAAAGATGTTCAAAAAGCACCAAATGGTCAGCCACTGCACACAGTAGTAGTGGAATCAGGTGAAATGAACGTCGGCGATGCAGCTACAGCAAAAGTAGATGAAGCAAAACGTAAATTGATCCTTAAAAACCATACAGCAACACACTTAATGCACCGTGCCTTAAAAGACGTATTAGGTGACCATGTAGCACAAGCGGGATCTTATGTAGGTCCAGACCGTTTACGCTTTGACTTCTCTCATTTTGGCGCTGCAACGAAAGAAGAGCTTGCACAAGTTGAGCGTGCAGTGAACGAAAAAATTTGGGAAGATATCGAAGTTGTTATTCAGGAAATGGATATCGATTCTGCAAAAGTGATGGGCGCAATGGCATTGTTCGGTGAAAAATATGGTGATGTTGTCCGGGTTGTAGCCGTTTCAGATTACTCGATTGAACTTTGCGGTGGACTGCATGTCAGCCGTTCATCTGAAATCGGTATTTTCAAAATCGTATCCGAAAGCGGAATCGGTGCAGGTACACGCCGTATCGAGGCTGTTACAGGTAAGGCGGCATATGAAGCGATTAAAGAGGAAGAAGCAATCTTAAATGAAGCAGCCGGCCTTTTAAAAGCGAATGCTAAAGATGTAGCAACTCGTGTGGCAACACTTCAAGCGGACTACAAAGAACTGCAACGCGAAAATGATTCATTGTCTCAAAAAATTGCAAATGCACAAGCGGGTGCTGTATTGGATGCTGCCCAAAAAATCGGTGATGTAACAGTACTTGCAACGCGTGTAGAAGCAAAAGACAACAATCAATTACGCCAAATGATGGATGATTTAAAAGAAAAAATGGAATCAGCTGTTATTGTTCTTGGTGCAGTCGATGGCGAGAAAGTCATGCTGTGTGCAGGTGTGACGAAAGATATCGTAGGTGGAAACTATCACGCCGGGAACATCGTGAAGCAAGTTGCTGAAGCTTGCGGCGGTAAAGGCGGCGGTCGTCCGGATATGGCAATGGCTGGTGCAAAAGATGCTGCAAAACTTGAAGAAGCATTAAATGCTGTTTACGAACATGTAAAATCTTTCTAA
- a CDS encoding MFS transporter: MNNQRWLAKNFFMFFITWGIFLPYWTGWLINDKGLTVSEASIIMGFGLVARAASTMFIFPFVSKVMSNKNVLIFFTASSLIVTLLYIPINSFAGLFLMTLLFSAFYPALLPAVESSASTLMQHGSIHYGRARSFGSFGFVVAVLIISMISGMYGERMILWMMILGLTSLLIIQFMPAPRVLNIVTVKEERKTLSMKGLFEVKSFIIVLFVVILLQGAHASYYNYGYIYLQDLNVNPFYIGMILNVAVIFEVLYFYKADTILTKWKPSSLLLIAAIGSTVRWILVYAFPNMPMFIFSQALHALSFAMAHYAFIRYISKALPQEQIPNAQGIYSALAMSLSAAVLTLLGGALYEIEPGLAFLGMIICTVPAILLILLTKKRFNY; encoded by the coding sequence ATGAATAATCAGCGCTGGCTCGCGAAAAATTTCTTTATGTTCTTTATTACATGGGGGATTTTTCTTCCATATTGGACAGGTTGGCTTATCAACGATAAAGGGCTTACGGTATCAGAAGCAAGCATTATAATGGGCTTTGGGCTAGTTGCACGGGCTGCCTCAACGATGTTTATCTTCCCGTTTGTGTCAAAAGTAATGAGCAACAAAAATGTGCTGATCTTTTTTACGGCAAGTTCATTAATTGTGACACTGCTGTACATACCGATTAATTCATTTGCCGGCTTATTTTTAATGACATTGCTGTTCAGTGCTTTTTACCCGGCATTGTTACCGGCTGTTGAGAGCAGTGCCTCCACACTAATGCAACATGGATCCATCCATTACGGGAGAGCCCGTTCTTTCGGGTCGTTCGGATTTGTCGTCGCAGTATTAATCATCAGTATGATCAGCGGAATGTACGGGGAGCGAATGATTTTATGGATGATGATTTTAGGTTTAACGTCATTACTCATTATTCAGTTCATGCCTGCGCCTCGAGTATTAAATATCGTGACGGTTAAAGAGGAGCGAAAAACGCTCTCCATGAAGGGTCTCTTTGAAGTAAAGAGCTTTATCATCGTATTGTTTGTCGTCATTCTGCTTCAGGGGGCGCATGCATCGTACTATAACTACGGATATATTTATCTGCAGGATCTGAATGTCAATCCGTTTTATATCGGAATGATTTTAAATGTTGCAGTAATTTTTGAAGTTCTTTATTTTTATAAGGCCGATACAATTTTAACAAAATGGAAGCCGTCTTCTTTATTGCTTATCGCGGCAATTGGTTCGACCGTTCGATGGATACTTGTATATGCATTTCCGAATATGCCGATGTTTATCTTCTCTCAGGCACTTCATGCACTGTCGTTTGCGATGGCACATTATGCCTTTATACGCTATATTTCCAAAGCTTTACCGCAGGAGCAGATTCCAAATGCACAAGGGATCTATTCAGCACTAGCGATGAGTTTAAGTGCAGCGGTTCTAACATTATTAGGTGGTGCACTTTATGAAATCGAGCCAGGTTTGGCGTTCTTAGGAATGATTATATGTACAGTACCTGCAATCCTTTTAATTTTACTGACGAAAAAACGTTTCAATTATTAA
- the yeiL gene encoding transcriptional regulator YeiL: MRKLPIDESLKYIEQYPISQYFSFDIVPFIHVYEFDKGEFIFHEHSFPDYLYYMVEGKAKLYITHKNGKISLIDFITAPTFMGEMELLNAERYSKGIQTLSKSICFAISIQEVKEKLLADPVFLKMLCIFLSHKATTATAKYTQNQAYPLENRLASFILLSSDQQFYKEKHTEVCEYLGVSYRHLLFVLAQFSEAGYITKQNRGYVLTNRSELEKLAAEITY, encoded by the coding sequence TTGAGAAAGTTACCAATAGATGAAAGTCTCAAATATATCGAACAATACCCGATTTCCCAGTATTTTTCGTTTGATATTGTTCCATTTATCCACGTGTATGAATTCGATAAAGGCGAATTTATTTTTCATGAGCATTCATTCCCCGATTATTTGTATTACATGGTTGAGGGAAAAGCTAAATTGTATATTACCCATAAAAACGGTAAAATTTCGCTCATTGATTTTATTACAGCGCCTACATTTATGGGGGAAATGGAATTATTAAATGCTGAACGTTACTCAAAAGGCATTCAGACTTTATCCAAGTCAATTTGCTTTGCGATATCGATCCAGGAAGTGAAAGAAAAATTATTGGCAGATCCTGTTTTTCTGAAAATGCTCTGTATTTTTTTAAGTCATAAAGCAACGACAGCAACAGCAAAATATACGCAAAATCAGGCCTATCCATTGGAGAACCGGTTAGCCTCATTCATTTTACTATCGTCGGATCAGCAATTCTATAAAGAAAAGCATACAGAAGTATGTGAATATTTAGGGGTATCCTATCGCCACTTGCTATTTGTCCTTGCACAATTCAGCGAAGCCGGCTATATTACGAAGCAAAACCGCGGATATGTACTGACAAATCGTTCTGAACTGGAGAAGCTTGCAGCAGAAATTACGTACTAA
- a CDS encoding NupC/NupG family nucleoside CNT transporter, translating to MDFVWGIIGILGIVLIAIGLSNNRKAIQWRIIISGLVVQLIFAFIVLKWSFGREKLMQLSEGVQKLIGYANEGINFVFGGLANPDNVGFVFAMSVLTIIIFFSSLISVLYYLGIMQFIIKIIGGFLSKVLGTTKAESVNAAANIFVGQTEAPLVIRPFLNKMTKSQMFAVMTGGLASVSGSVLIGYSVLGVPLEYLLAASFMAAPAGLVMAKLMIPETEEVNEDDFKLERNSEATNVIDAAASGASDGLKLAVNVGAMLLSFIALIALLNGILGGITGLFGFDNVTLEGLLGYVFAPLAFLIGVPWDEAVRAGSFIGQKLILNEFVAYSNFGPVIGELSDKTAIIISFALCGFANLSSMGILIGGLGGMAPDKRPIIAKLAIKAVAAGTLASLLSAAIAGMFI from the coding sequence ATGGATTTCGTATGGGGAATCATAGGTATTCTGGGAATCGTACTGATTGCCATCGGGTTATCTAATAACCGTAAAGCAATTCAATGGAGAATTATTATTTCAGGATTAGTTGTCCAACTGATTTTTGCATTTATCGTATTGAAGTGGTCTTTCGGCCGCGAGAAGCTTATGCAACTTTCAGAAGGTGTTCAGAAGCTGATTGGTTATGCCAATGAGGGGATTAACTTCGTATTCGGCGGTTTAGCAAATCCGGATAATGTTGGTTTTGTATTCGCGATGAGTGTATTAACTATTATTATTTTCTTCTCATCTTTAATCTCTGTGCTTTACTACTTAGGTATTATGCAATTTATCATTAAGATTATTGGTGGTTTCTTATCAAAAGTATTAGGTACAACAAAAGCGGAATCGGTAAATGCTGCTGCCAATATTTTCGTTGGACAAACAGAAGCACCGCTTGTAATTCGTCCATTTTTAAATAAAATGACGAAATCGCAAATGTTCGCTGTTATGACAGGTGGACTTGCATCGGTTTCAGGTTCGGTCTTAATCGGTTATTCAGTATTAGGTGTTCCTCTTGAATACCTACTGGCGGCTAGTTTCATGGCTGCTCCAGCAGGATTGGTTATGGCGAAATTAATGATTCCTGAAACAGAAGAAGTAAATGAAGATGACTTTAAATTAGAACGTAATTCTGAAGCGACAAACGTTATTGATGCAGCTGCATCAGGTGCATCTGACGGTTTGAAATTAGCTGTAAACGTTGGTGCAATGCTATTAAGTTTCATCGCATTAATTGCGTTATTAAATGGTATTTTAGGTGGCATTACAGGATTATTCGGTTTTGATAATGTAACGCTTGAAGGTTTATTGGGCTATGTCTTTGCGCCATTAGCATTTTTAATTGGTGTTCCTTGGGATGAAGCAGTACGTGCAGGTTCATTTATCGGTCAAAAATTAATTTTAAATGAATTTGTTGCATATTCTAACTTTGGTCCGGTTATCGGCGAACTTTCTGACAAAACAGCCATTATCATTTCGTTTGCACTTTGTGGTTTTGCAAACTTAAGTTCAATGGGTATTTTAATCGGTGGTTTAGGTGGTATGGCACCGGATAAACGTCCAATCATTGCAAAACTTGCGATTAAAGCAGTAGCTGCAGGAACATTGGCATCTTTATTATCAGCTGCAATTGCTGGTATGTTTATATAA